TCCCAGCGGAGCCGGGCCTGCGATCTCCAGAAAACGAAAACCGGCATGAGTCGCCTGATATTCGAGGCTGAGTTGTGGCCCGATGATGACGTCGACCCATCCAAAGGCGAGAGCCCGGACCATGCTGGCAATTGAGTCATAGGTGTTCAGGTCAACACCGCTCTCTTCGAGAAGGCCTCGGTAGTAGATGTTTTTCACCACACCAACTTTCAGACTTTTGAGATCGCCCAGCGTTTTCACCTGGCCAACCGGGTGTGCGCTGTCCTGCATCAGAAAGGTTTGGCGGATGTGGTAGGGATCCGTAAACAGGATCTCTTCAGCACGCTCCGACCGATAGGAAATGCCGTCAATCGCGTCCAGTTCACCGCGCATGAAGGCCGCGTAGATTTCCGGCCAGGTTCCGGCACGGAATTCGAACGTCAGACCGCTGTTGGCGGCAATTTCCCTGAGAATGTCCACCGAAAAGCCGGCGGGGGTGCGCTCCTCGAAGAAGGAGTAGGGCTTGTCATCAGCCAGTATACCGATGGTGAGTGCGGTTTTTGATGCCGCTTCGTTGCTGTCCTGACCATTAACCGGAGACGAAAAGGCCAGGACCGTAAGGCAGAGCAGCCCCAGCCAGATGAGAATGGTCGAACGACGGGGAGGGAAAAAATCACTCATCGGGTTGCCGGTAGTCCGCTACTGCCACTCGTTCAAGTGTAGCCTTTGGAACCGGTTTTGCCCAAAATGATTACCCCGCCAGATGCTGGTTCAGCCAGGCGGACAGTTGTGATGCAGGCATTGCGCCGCTCTGGCGGGCTACTTCCCGCCCACCCCGGAACAGGATCAGTGTCGGAATGCTTCGAATGCCATACTGCCCGGAAGCCTGGGGAGCTTCTTCGGTGTTCAGTTTTGCGAAGGAGACTTTCCCCGCCCAGTGTTTGGCCGCCTGCTGGAATTCCGGTGCCATAGTCTTGCAGGGACCGCACCAGCTGGCCCAGAAATCCACCAGTACTGGCAGGTCGGACTGGGTTGCGAAGGCTGACATGGCGGCATCGGTCAATGTGGCAACATCGCCATTGAGGAGGGGCTTTTTGCAGGCGCCGCAATTGGGTCGTTCACCAAGCCGTGACGCAGGTACCCGGTTGGTCCTCAGGCAATGGGGGCATTTGATCTGAAGTGGATCGGACATAGGGTTTCTCT
This Marinobacter salinus DNA region includes the following protein-coding sequences:
- the trxC gene encoding thioredoxin TrxC, coding for MSDPLQIKCPHCLRTNRVPASRLGERPNCGACKKPLLNGDVATLTDAAMSAFATQSDLPVLVDFWASWCGPCKTMAPEFQQAAKHWAGKVSFAKLNTEEAPQASGQYGIRSIPTLILFRGGREVARQSGAMPASQLSAWLNQHLAG